The following coding sequences lie in one Rutidosis leptorrhynchoides isolate AG116_Rl617_1_P2 chromosome 4, CSIRO_AGI_Rlap_v1, whole genome shotgun sequence genomic window:
- the LOC139843980 gene encoding uncharacterized protein: MDIDLQTEHGPTEETVEALMDYLVGPLLPLKVSDIANAPSESQQKSVAKQVHAVAILYNYYHRIHHQKSEFLKFDQFCCLAIMFKPSILHHFKYMSKSDRPVLDDPEKQLSLAEKAIMDACTISKTLLDATTNGSCSVKEWPISKVAVLLIDSKKENCFLQFNDGVWSLIEKDLYSEKEYEKKRLRKYDEDEEVGFAFIAVKEATGIIYNKLKVLKSDVVYSLSHAKTSTRFYVMQCTQSINEDNLVPIQDAIRSLQGPVVKKCSGSWIITPIVEYYYLLPYADIISKLFSRVSNSVPHQVEQGSADTSSIQGSLITSATVSGKSKKLSDNLMIKSNFDLGSVHISNSSKEETHDHNVAEPITPISEVLDDVVTSKLIGIPFDQKVKEPESSVGNKIKSNLDVGLVESSNSRKEEAHDHNVALKFVDPKSEPMVLDDVVTSKLIENPFDQKVKETESSVGDKITGVNGDNKKSCEIVSGESKKLSDDLIFKSNKIKSTLDVGSVHSSNSSKEESHDHNVELNFVDPKCEPMVLDDSKLIGKPFDQKVKETKSSVGYKVTGANGDSKKSCEMVSGQCKKLSDDLIFKSNLDVGSVHSSKSIKEEAHDHNVALNFVNQNDYSSLISKVLDMGKPFNQKVKDTKSQRNKITGANSSGKNSCEAGSGQIKKVKETESSVGNKVMGANGDSKKSCEIESGQSKKVKETESYVGNTNVVIPNNYREPVSEVQDDVVTSNLIGKPFDQKVKETESSVGNKITGANGDSKKACEIGSDEIKKVEKTERYVLIVKPFDQKVKETESSVSNNITSANGDSKKSCEIGSDEIKKVKEAERSVLIVKPFDQKVKETESSVGNKITGANGDSMKKSDMNGSCKAESNNSSSEASSKGIDKPFKVYHHEKRKTTKGISIEENLKNAKNMSTVSQKKDKKVDGENNSCMVLYNEDKILTVNHAFEEFHLTENMSTVSQKKDEKVDGENNSCMVLCSADREDFHLTKNMSSVSQKKDVKVDGENNSCMVLCSADREDFHLTKNMSNVSQKKDVKVDGENNSCMVLCSEDKILTVNHAREVKNMSIVSQKKDEKVDGEKNSCMVLFNEDKLLTVDHAREDFHFTKNMPTVSQKRDEKVDGGKNSCMVLCNEDKILTVDHALDDFHLTVDAKSSELSKAAVRALLHKRRKLCDQQHYIESELTLCDKKIQAIMHAGDGDCLGLKIEAVIDCCNEICQQDNMQPQEHTNLHGDRSLAMSVNSKACQDLDEICLSNSWMLPSYRTTCSNGMYVANVTIKGLEFECSGVSGLQPSLHEAKNSAAMHLITKLQQMAGELNTALP; encoded by the exons GTTCATGCTGTTGCAATACTTTACAACTACTATCATCGAATTCACCACCAAAAAAGTGAATTCTTGAAGTTTGACCAATTTTGTTGCTTGGCGATAATGTTCAAACCGAGCATTCTGCATCATTTCAAGTACATGAGTAAATCTGATCGCCCCGTTTTAGATGACCCCGAAAAACAGCTTTCACTTGCAGAAAAAGCAATTATGGATGCTTGCACCATATCCAAAACTTTGCTCGATGCTACTACTAACGGCTCGTGTTCGGTAAAAGAATGGCCAATAAGCAAAGTTGCAGTTTTGTTAATAGATTCCAAAAAAGAGAACtgctttttacagtttaatgatggCGTTTGGTCACTAATTGAAAAAGATCTTTATTCTGAAAAGGAGTACGAAAAGAAACGACTACGGAAATACGATGAGGATGAGGAAGTGGGGTTTGCATTTATAGCTGTGAAAGAAGCAACAG GAATCATATATAACAAGCTTAAGGTCTTGAAAAGCGATGTTGTTTATTCATTGAGTCACGCAAAGACGTCTACTCGCTTTTACGTAATGCAATGCACCCAATCAATCAACGAGGATAATTTGGTCCCTATTCAAGATGCTATTCGTAG CTTACAGGGCCCTGTCGTAAAGAAGTGTTCAGGCAGTTGGATTATTACTCCTATCGTTGAGTACTATTACCTGCTTCCATATGCTGACATCATCTCAAAACTGTTTTCAAG GGTATCAAATAGTGTACCACACCAGGTTGAACAGGGAAGTGCAGATACGAGCAGCATTCAAGGCTCACTAATTACGTCTGCGACAGTTAGTGGTAAAAGTAAGAAACTTTCTGATAACTTGATGATCAAGTCAAATTTTGACTTGGGAAGTGTACACATCAGtaattcaagtaaagaagaaactCATGACCACAATGTTGCTGAACCCATTACTCCCATTAGCGAGGTGCTAGATGACGTTGTCACATCTAAGTTGATAGGAATACCGTTTGACCAAAAAGTCAAAGAACCGGAAAGTTCTGTCGGTAACAAAATCAAGTCAAATTTAGACGTGGGACTTGTAGAAAGTAGTAATTCAAGAAAAGAAGAAGCTCATGACCACAATGTTGCATTAAAATTTGTAGATCCAAAGAGTGAACCCATGGTGCTAGACGACGTTGTCACGTCTAAGTTGATAGAAAATCCCTTTGACCAAAAAGTCAAAGAAACAGAAAGTTCTGTCGGTGACAAAATCACGGGTGTTAATGGTGATAATAAGAAATCATGTGAGATAGTAAGTGGTGAAAGTAAGAAACTTTCTGATGACTTGATATTTAAGTCAAATAAAATCAAGTCAACTTTAGACGTGGGAAGTGTACACAGCAGTAATTCAAGTAAAGAAGAATCTCATGACCACAATGTTGAATTAAACTTTGTCGATCCAAAGTGTGAACCTATGGTTCTAGACGACTCTAAGTTGATAGGAAAGCCCTTTGACCAAAAGGTCAAAGAAACAAAAAGTTCGGTCGGTTACAAAGTCACGGGTGCTAATGGTGATAGTAAGAAATCGTGTGAGATGGTAAGTGGTCAATGTAAGAAACTTTCTGATGACTTGATATTTAAGTCAAATTTAGACGTGGGTAGTGTGCACAGCAGTAAGTCAATTAAAGAAGAAGCTCATGATCACAATGTTGCATTAAACTTTGTAAATCAAAACGATTACAGTTCACTCATTAGCAAGGTGCTAGACATGGGAAAGCCGTTTAACCAAAAAGTCAAAGATACAAAAAGTCAAAGAAACAAAATCACGGGTGCTAATAGTAGCGGTAAGAACTCGTGTGAGGCAGGAAGTGGTCAAATTAAGAAAGTTAAAGAAACAGAAAGTTCTGTTGGTAACAAAGTCATGGGTGCTAATGGTGATAGTAAGAAATCGTGTGAGATAGAAAGTGGTCAAAGTAAGAAAGTCAAAGAAACAGAAAGTTATGTCGGTAACACAAACGTTGTAATTCCAAACAATTACCGTGAACCCGTTAGCGAGGTGCAAGATGATGTTGTCACTTCTAACTTGATTGGAAAGCCCTTTGACCAAAAAGTCAAAGAAACTGAAAGTTCTGTTGGTAACAAAATCACGGGTGCTAATGGTGATAGTAAGAAAGCGTGTGAGATAGGAAGTGATGAAATAAAGAAAGTCGAAAAAACGGAAAGATATGTGTTGATAGTAAAGCCCTTTGACCAAAAAGTCAAAGAAACTGAAAGCTCTGTCAGTAACAATATCACGAGTGCTAATGGTGACAGTAAGAAATCGTGTGAGATAGGAAGTGATGAAATAAAGAAAGTCAAAGAAGCAGAAAGATCTGTGTTGATAGTAAAGCCCTTTGACCAAAAAGTCAAAGAAACTGAAAGTTCTGTCGGTAACAAAATCACGGGTGCTAATGGTGATAGTATGAAGAAGAGCGATATGAACGGGTCTTGCAAGGCTGAATCAAACAATTCTTCGAGTGAAGCAAGTAGTAAGGGCATCGATAAGCCATTCAAGGTTTATCATCACGAAAAAAGGAAAACAACAAAAGGAATCAGCATCGAG GAGAATCTGAAAAATGCGAAGAATATGTCAACCGTTAGTCAAAAGAAAGACAAAAAAGTTGACGGTGAAAACAATTCGTGCATGGTCTTATACAATGAGGATAAAATATTGACGGTGAACCATGCTTTTGAAGAATTTCACTTAACGGAGAATATGTCAACCGTTAGTCAAAAGAAAGATGAAAAAGTTGACGGTGAAAACAATTCGTGCATGGTCTTATGCAGCGCGGATCGTGAAGATTTTCACTTAACGAAGAATATGTCAAGCGTTAGTCAAAAGAAAGACGTAAAAGTTGACGGTGAAAACAATTCGTGCATGGTCTTATGCAGCGCGGATCGTGAAGATTTTCACTTAACTAAGAATATGTCAAACGTTAGTCAAAAGAAAGACGTAAAAGTTGACGGTGAAAACAATTCGTGCATGGTCTTATGCAGCGAGGATAAAATATTGACAGTGAACCATGCTCGTGAGGTGAAAAATATGTCAATCGTCAGTCAAAAGAAAGACGAAAAAGTTGACGGTGAAAAAAATTCTTGCATGGTCTTATTCAACGAGGATAAATTATTGACGGTAGATCATGCTCGTGAAGATTTTCACTTTACGAAGAATATGCCAACCGTTAGTCAAAAGAGGGACGAAAAGGTTGACGGCGGAAAAAATTCTTGCATGGTCTTATGCAACGAGGACAAAATACTAACGGTAGATCATGCTCTTGACGACTTTCACTTAACGGTGGATGCAAAGAGTTCCGAATTGTCAAAAGCTGCTGTTCGAGCTCTTCTACATAAAAGACGAAAACTG TGTGATCAACAACACTATATAGAAAGCGAGTTGACTTTATGCGATAAAAAGATTCAGGCAATCATGCATGCAG GTGATGGAGATTGCTTGGGTTTAAAGATAGAAGCTGTAATCGATTGTTGCAATGAGATTTGCCAGCAGGATAACATGCAACCTCAAGAACATACAAATCTGCATGGCGATCGAAGTTTGGCAATGTCAGTAAACAGCAAAGCATGTCAG GATTTGGATGAGATCTGTCTATCAAACAGTTGGATGTTGCCATCATATCGCACAACATGTTCTAATG GTATGTATGTGGCTAATGTAACTATAAAAGGACTTGAATTTGAGTGTTCGGGTGTTAGCGGCTTACAACCAAGTTTGCATGAAGCGAAGAACTCTGCTGCAATGCACCTGATCACGAAGTTGCAGCAAATGGCTGGTGAGCTTAATACTGCTCTACCTTAG
- the LOC139843987 gene encoding uncharacterized protein isoform X4, with translation MRKPLADDDSSSLISRLPDELLLLILNKIIDLKTLCTCKLVSKRFSSIVVQIDSVSLTVSSEFYMDNCNGLLLFSSNRDSFLAARNSIWSFTRLRSLYIHLYFLNTRSFNFKWKVNISNRFDSFLFVSPISIYSSEISMQNEEEEDAELCLRKKVLIALNCFKDVFSRLTMLLGTYDFPLLEYVSVMDSGYVMKGVALILIDRGDVNDESYIYVDDDKDECFEQDKEAAAYCEAINEIFKKHKGSINRTSLVRLV, from the exons ATGAGGAAACCTCTTGCAGATGACGATTCATCTTCCTTAATCAGTCGTTTACCAGACGAGCTGCTTCTCCTAATACTGAACAAAATCATCGATTTGAAAACATTATGCACCTGCAAACTCGTTTCCAAACGTTTCTCTTCCATCGTTGTTCAAATCGACTCCGTTTCACTAACTGTTTCATCTGAATTCTATATGGACAACTGCAATGGCTTACTACTCTTTTCTTCTAACCGAGACTCATTTTTGGCCGCGAGGAACTCAATTTGGAGCTTTACAAGACTCAGGTCTCTGTACATCCATCTTTATTTTCTCAATACTCGTAGTTTTAACTTCAAATGGAAGGTTAATATAAGTAATAGATTCGATTCGTTCCTGTTTGTGTCACCAATTTCAATTTACAGCAGTGAAATTAGCATGCAAAATGAGGAAGAAGAGGATGCTGAATTATGTCTTAGAAAAAAGGTCCTTATTGCGCTCAATTGTTTTAAGGATGTGTTTAGTAGGTTGACGATGTTGCTTGGGACCTATGATTTTCCGTTGTTGGAATATGTTTCGGTTATGGATTCTG GTTACGTTATGAAGGGAGTAGCTTTGATATTAATAGATAGGGGTGATGTTAATGATGAGAGTTATATCTACGTTGATGATGATAAGGATGAATGTTTTGAACAAGATAAAGAGGCTGCTGCTTATTGTGAAGCTATTAACGAGATCTTTAAGAAGCACAAGGGATCGATAAACAGGACATCTTTAGTCAGGCTTGTGTGA
- the LOC139843987 gene encoding uncharacterized protein isoform X2 — MRKPLADDDSSSLISRLPDELLLLILNKIIDLKTLCTCKLVSKRFSSIVVQIDSVSLTVSSEFYMDNCNGLLLFSSNRDSFLAARNSIWSFTRLSSEISMQNEEEEDAELCLRKKVLIALNCFKDVFSRLTMLLGTYDFPLLEYVSVMDSGNWQNVCFNSSYKISQFKNLIRSEDAQLKQNLSKNFSRISSCFVSLLKLPVSGYVMKGVALILIDRGDVNDESYIYVDDDKDECFEQDKEAAAYCEAINEIFKKHKGSINRTSLVRLV; from the exons ATGAGGAAACCTCTTGCAGATGACGATTCATCTTCCTTAATCAGTCGTTTACCAGACGAGCTGCTTCTCCTAATACTGAACAAAATCATCGATTTGAAAACATTATGCACCTGCAAACTCGTTTCCAAACGTTTCTCTTCCATCGTTGTTCAAATCGACTCCGTTTCACTAACTGTTTCATCTGAATTCTATATGGACAACTGCAATGGCTTACTACTCTTTTCTTCTAACCGAGACTCATTTTTGGCCGCGAGGAACTCAATTTGGAGCTTTACAAGACTCAG CAGTGAAATTAGCATGCAAAATGAGGAAGAAGAGGATGCTGAATTATGTCTTAGAAAAAAGGTCCTTATTGCGCTCAATTGTTTTAAGGATGTGTTTAGTAGGTTGACGATGTTGCTTGGGACCTATGATTTTCCGTTGTTGGAATATGTTTCGGTTATGGATTCTGGTAATTGGCAGAATGTTTGTTTTAACAGTAGTTATAAGATATCTCAATTTAAGAATTTAATACGTTCGGAGGATGCTCAACTGAAGCAGAATTTGTCGAAGAATTTTAGTCGGATTAGTTCATGTTTTGTCTCCTTATTGAAATTGCCGGTTTCAGGTTACGTTATGAAGGGAGTAGCTTTGATATTAATAGATAGGGGTGATGTTAATGATGAGAGTTATATCTACGTTGATGATGATAAGGATGAATGTTTTGAACAAGATAAAGAGGCTGCTGCTTATTGTGAAGCTATTAACGAGATCTTTAAGAAGCACAAGGGATCGATAAACAGGACATCTTTAGTCAGGCTTGTGTGA
- the LOC139843987 gene encoding uncharacterized protein isoform X3, which yields MRKPLADDDSSSLISRLPDELLLLILNKIIDLKTLCTCKLVSKRFSSIVVQIDSVSLTVSSEFYMDNCNGLLLFSSNRDSFLAARNSIWSFTRLSEISMQNEEEEDAELCLRKKVLIALNCFKDVFSRLTMLLGTYDFPLLEYVSVMDSGNWQNVCFNSSYKISQFKNLIRSEDAQLKQNLSKNFSRISSCFVSLLKLPVSGYVMKGVALILIDRGDVNDESYIYVDDDKDECFEQDKEAAAYCEAINEIFKKHKGSINRTSLVRLV from the exons ATGAGGAAACCTCTTGCAGATGACGATTCATCTTCCTTAATCAGTCGTTTACCAGACGAGCTGCTTCTCCTAATACTGAACAAAATCATCGATTTGAAAACATTATGCACCTGCAAACTCGTTTCCAAACGTTTCTCTTCCATCGTTGTTCAAATCGACTCCGTTTCACTAACTGTTTCATCTGAATTCTATATGGACAACTGCAATGGCTTACTACTCTTTTCTTCTAACCGAGACTCATTTTTGGCCGCGAGGAACTCAATTTGGAGCTTTACAAGACTCAG TGAAATTAGCATGCAAAATGAGGAAGAAGAGGATGCTGAATTATGTCTTAGAAAAAAGGTCCTTATTGCGCTCAATTGTTTTAAGGATGTGTTTAGTAGGTTGACGATGTTGCTTGGGACCTATGATTTTCCGTTGTTGGAATATGTTTCGGTTATGGATTCTGGTAATTGGCAGAATGTTTGTTTTAACAGTAGTTATAAGATATCTCAATTTAAGAATTTAATACGTTCGGAGGATGCTCAACTGAAGCAGAATTTGTCGAAGAATTTTAGTCGGATTAGTTCATGTTTTGTCTCCTTATTGAAATTGCCGGTTTCAGGTTACGTTATGAAGGGAGTAGCTTTGATATTAATAGATAGGGGTGATGTTAATGATGAGAGTTATATCTACGTTGATGATGATAAGGATGAATGTTTTGAACAAGATAAAGAGGCTGCTGCTTATTGTGAAGCTATTAACGAGATCTTTAAGAAGCACAAGGGATCGATAAACAGGACATCTTTAGTCAGGCTTGTGTGA
- the LOC139843987 gene encoding uncharacterized protein isoform X1, with amino-acid sequence MRKPLADDDSSSLISRLPDELLLLILNKIIDLKTLCTCKLVSKRFSSIVVQIDSVSLTVSSEFYMDNCNGLLLFSSNRDSFLAARNSIWSFTRLRSLYIHLYFLNTRSFNFKWKVNISNRFDSFLFVSPISIYSSEISMQNEEEEDAELCLRKKVLIALNCFKDVFSRLTMLLGTYDFPLLEYVSVMDSGNWQNVCFNSSYKISQFKNLIRSEDAQLKQNLSKNFSRISSCFVSLLKLPVSGYVMKGVALILIDRGDVNDESYIYVDDDKDECFEQDKEAAAYCEAINEIFKKHKGSINRTSLVRLV; translated from the coding sequence ATGAGGAAACCTCTTGCAGATGACGATTCATCTTCCTTAATCAGTCGTTTACCAGACGAGCTGCTTCTCCTAATACTGAACAAAATCATCGATTTGAAAACATTATGCACCTGCAAACTCGTTTCCAAACGTTTCTCTTCCATCGTTGTTCAAATCGACTCCGTTTCACTAACTGTTTCATCTGAATTCTATATGGACAACTGCAATGGCTTACTACTCTTTTCTTCTAACCGAGACTCATTTTTGGCCGCGAGGAACTCAATTTGGAGCTTTACAAGACTCAGGTCTCTGTACATCCATCTTTATTTTCTCAATACTCGTAGTTTTAACTTCAAATGGAAGGTTAATATAAGTAATAGATTCGATTCGTTCCTGTTTGTGTCACCAATTTCAATTTACAGCAGTGAAATTAGCATGCAAAATGAGGAAGAAGAGGATGCTGAATTATGTCTTAGAAAAAAGGTCCTTATTGCGCTCAATTGTTTTAAGGATGTGTTTAGTAGGTTGACGATGTTGCTTGGGACCTATGATTTTCCGTTGTTGGAATATGTTTCGGTTATGGATTCTGGTAATTGGCAGAATGTTTGTTTTAACAGTAGTTATAAGATATCTCAATTTAAGAATTTAATACGTTCGGAGGATGCTCAACTGAAGCAGAATTTGTCGAAGAATTTTAGTCGGATTAGTTCATGTTTTGTCTCCTTATTGAAATTGCCGGTTTCAGGTTACGTTATGAAGGGAGTAGCTTTGATATTAATAGATAGGGGTGATGTTAATGATGAGAGTTATATCTACGTTGATGATGATAAGGATGAATGTTTTGAACAAGATAAAGAGGCTGCTGCTTATTGTGAAGCTATTAACGAGATCTTTAAGAAGCACAAGGGATCGATAAACAGGACATCTTTAGTCAGGCTTGTGTGA